One genomic region from Labeo rohita strain BAU-BD-2019 chromosome 7, IGBB_LRoh.1.0, whole genome shotgun sequence encodes:
- the mtss1lb gene encoding protein MTSS 2 isoform X1: MDNINVESVEKECGALGGLFQAIVNDMKCSYPVWEDFSAKATKLHSQLRTTVLAAVAFLDAFQKVADMATNTRGATRDIGSALTRMCMRHRSIEAKLRHFTNALMESLITPLQDRIEDWKKTANQLDKDHAKEYKRSRHEIKKKSSDTMKLQKKARKGRGDLQPQLDSAMQDVNDMYLLMEETEKQAVRRALVEERGRFCTFISFLQPVVNGEIAMLGEITHLQAIIDDLTVLTSDPHKLPPASEQVIKDLKGSDYSWSYQTPPSSPSSSGSRKSSMCSSVNSAHSSASRSSGGSQTHSPSSSCRYRSLAQPLTTAAHRLSSVSSHDSGFISQDANVYSKPPSPMPSDITSQKSSSSASSEASETCQSVSECSSPTTDWSKVGSSEQPLASTLQRRKEPLDRLREAETSPQSQGYSGMHSEDPQRPRMNPATIAAKHGEDVSPAASDLAMVLTRGLSMEQQKSSRDSLQYSSGYSTQTTTPSCSEDTIPSQGSDYDGYSVNGDTEADGQAEFDKSSTIPRHSNIAQNYRRMIQTKRPASTAGLPSGVGALGGPPGGGGGIPGTATIRRTPSTKPGVRRTLSNAGPIPIRPPIVPVKTPTVPDSPGGYTGPPARVGSEECVFYVPDDASPGALEYVKASPKRLSLPNTAWGSGGVGGLEMSVYGQPGEEDHLLAANRHSLVEKIGELVASAHALGEGQFPFPSLPNQPPPGPESQPDPEAPQEGEDMLRSIRRGVRLRKTVSNDRSAPRIL, from the exons GTGCCACCAGAGACATCGGATCAGCGCTGACCCGCATGTGTATGAGGCATCGCAGCATTGAGGCTAAACTACGCCATTTTACTAA TGCTTTGATGGAGAGCCTGATCACTCCTCTACAGGACCGTATTGAAGACTGGAAGAAGACAGCCAATCAACTGGACAAGGACCATGCCAAAG aGTACAAACGGTCTCGTCATGAAATAAAGAAGAAATCTTCAGACACCATGAAATTACAGAAGAAAGCCCGGAAAG GCCGGGGGGACCTTCAGCCACAGCTGGACAGTGCAATGCAAGATGTGAATGACATGTACCTGCTGATGGAGGAGACGGAGAAGCAGGCGGTGCGGCGTGCTCTAGTGGAGGAGAGAGGACGCTTTTGTACCTTCATCAGCTTCCTGCAACCTGTAGTG AATGGAGAGATTGCCATGTTGGGGGAGATCACTCATCTCCAGGCCATTATTGATGACCTCACCGTGTTAACCTCAGACCCCCACAAACTGCCCCCGGCCAGTGAGCAG GTAATAAAAGACCTTAAGGGTTCTGATTACTCTTGGTCCTACCAGACTCCCCCCTCCTCTCCCAGCAGCTCCGGCTCCAGGAAAAGCAGCATGTGCAG CAGTGTAAACAGCGCCCATAGTAGCGCCTCTCGATCCTCTGGTGGCTCTCAGACTCACTCACCCAGTTCGTCCTGTCGCTACCGCAGCCTGGCCCAACCGCTAACAACCGCTGCACACCGCCTCAGCAGCGTCTCCTCCCACGACTCCGGCTTCATCTCCCAGGACGCCAACGTCTACTCCAAACCCCCATCACCCATGCCCTCCGATATAACCAGCCAG AAGTCATCGAGTTCAGCATCCTCAGAAGCATCTGAGACCTGCCAGTCAGTTAGTGAGTGTAGCTCTCCAACAACA GACTGGTCCAAGGTAGGTTCCAGCGAGCAGCCGCTGGCCAGCACACTTCAGAGGAGGAAAGAGCCTCTGGATAGGCTGAGGGAGGCAGAAACCTCTCCTCAGTCACAGGGGTATTCTGGGATGCATTCGGAAGATCCCCAGAGGCCAAGGATGAACCCGGCCACTATAGCCGCCAAG CATGGTGAGGATGTCTCCCCAGCTGCCAGTGATCTAGCTATGGTCCTGACACGAGGCCTCAGCATGGAGCAGCAGAAGAGCAGCCGAGACTCCCTTCAATACTCTAGTGGATACAGCACTCAGACAACCACCCCATCCTGCTCTGAAGATACCATCCCCTCACAGG GCTCCGATTACGATGGTTACTCAGTGAATGGTGACACTGAGGCCGACGGTCAGGCTGAATTTGATAAATCCTCCACGATTCCTCGTCACAGTAATATCGCCCAGAATTACCGGCGCATGATACAGACTAAGCGTCCCGCCAGCACTGCAGGCCTGCCTAGTGGAGTGGGCGCTCTGGGCGGACCACCCGGCGGAGGGGGCGGTATCCCCGGCACAGCCACCATCCGCCGAACTCCGTCTACGAAGCCCGGGGTGAGGCGCACCCTCTCTAACGCTGGCCCAATTCCTATACGCCCACCCATCGTGCCAGTCAAGACCCCCACTGTGCCTGACTCACCCGGCGGGTACACAGGCCCTCCCGCCCGCGTGGGCAGTGAAGAATGTGTCTTTTATGTGCCGGATGACGCCTCCCCGGGAGCGCTGGAGTACGTGAAGGCTTCACCGAAGCGGCTGAGCCTGCCTAACACAGCCTGGGGCTCAGGGGGCGTAGGCGGCTTAGAGATGAGCGTCTACGGCCAACCGGGCGAAGAAGATCACTTGCTGGCTGCCAATCGCCACAGTCTGGTGGAGAAGATCGGGGAGCTTGTGGCCAGCGCTCACGCCTTAGGTGAGGGCCAGTTCCCTTTCCCCTCGCTTCCAAACCAGCCTCCGCCAGGCCCCGAGTCCCAACCCGATCCCGAAGCGCCCCAGGAGGGTGAGGACATGCTGAGGTCTATTCGTCGAGGGGTGCGACTGCGCAAAACCGTCTCCAACGATCGCTCAGCGCCCCGGATTTTGTGA